The Solibacillus daqui genome has a segment encoding these proteins:
- a CDS encoding MerR family transcriptional regulator, producing MYIDEKINMENLQQLISSDLLYKELLKDDHNEEALFPPFIKKLNLTKVYTSEEVSGILNKKDSSIRYYISVLFDYIQPMKQGRNYRYDYISIYRIYLIILFTGSAGRKVNDIKRIFNDTSLDSNVPEFEILKEKVNQVEQNINQLNQIEKIQKEQYSNYISLIKRVDNLEENIEQWNQKQRKIIEIDLRIDEIKNQYFSTMVDILETEMRLLQLDNELFHGIQSLELQNRLYVIEGAVREKNRSLFAKLSSIITDGDDSSSSKIETSLLTVRREFNIEKELLKKLEDEREVIRLELESVNKLKVDILRDS from the coding sequence ATGTATATTGATGAAAAAATAAATATGGAAAATTTACAGCAATTAATTTCGAGTGATTTATTATATAAAGAATTGCTAAAAGACGATCATAATGAAGAGGCTTTGTTCCCTCCATTTATAAAGAAATTGAATCTAACTAAGGTTTATACATCCGAAGAGGTATCGGGAATCTTAAACAAGAAAGATTCAAGTATTCGCTATTATATAAGCGTGTTATTTGATTATATTCAACCGATGAAACAGGGACGTAACTATCGCTATGATTATATATCAATTTATCGCATTTATTTAATTATTCTTTTTACAGGTAGCGCGGGAAGGAAAGTAAATGATATAAAAAGGATTTTTAATGATACTAGTTTAGATTCAAATGTTCCGGAATTTGAAATTTTGAAAGAGAAGGTAAATCAAGTAGAACAAAATATTAATCAGCTTAATCAAATTGAAAAAATACAAAAGGAACAATATTCGAATTACATAAGCTTGATAAAAAGGGTCGATAATTTAGAAGAAAATATTGAACAATGGAATCAAAAGCAACGAAAAATTATCGAAATTGACTTGAGAATAGACGAAATAAAAAATCAATATTTTAGTACGATGGTAGATATCCTTGAAACAGAAATGCGTTTATTACAATTAGATAATGAGCTATTCCATGGAATCCAGAGTCTAGAGTTGCAAAATCGACTGTATGTAATTGAAGGTGCAGTACGTGAAAAGAATCGTTCTCTTTTTGCTAAATTATCAAGTATTATTACTGATGGTGATGATTCATCCTCTTCAAAAATAGAAACGAGCTTACTAACCGTACGAAGGGAATTTAATATAGAGAAAGAGCTGCTGAAAAAGTTGGAGGATGAGCGGGAGGTGATTCGATTAGAGTTAGAGTCTGTTAATAAATTGAAAGTTGATATTTTAAGAGATAGTTGA
- a CDS encoding helix-turn-helix domain-containing protein yields MNYIQVGKLIRTLRNEKNISMNDLAQKLVISQASVSRIEGGLQEVNFTMLNKICEQFEISLSTFFLLLEQKIDINLDTALNEATTSKTEDLDEELYKIIRGLSEDQKKGLYVLLLPYLK; encoded by the coding sequence ATGAATTATATTCAAGTAGGGAAGCTAATACGTACTCTTCGAAATGAAAAGAATATTAGTATGAATGACCTTGCGCAAAAATTAGTGATTTCTCAAGCGTCTGTATCCAGGATTGAAGGGGGCTTACAAGAAGTTAATTTCACGATGCTCAATAAAATATGTGAGCAATTTGAAATTTCATTAAGCACATTTTTCTTACTGTTAGAACAAAAAATCGATATAAACCTCGATACTGCTCTAAATGAAGCTACTACATCAAAGACAGAAGATTTGGATGAAGAATTATACAAAATCATTCGCGGTTTATCAGAGGATCAGAAAAAGGGCCTATACGTTCTTCTACTTCCATATTTAAAATAG